One window from the genome of Serinibacter salmoneus encodes:
- a CDS encoding DUF4193 domain-containing protein, translating to MATDYDAPRKTDEDMSEDSLEELKARRAEKGSGTVDEDETEAAEGFELPGADLSGEELSVRVLPRQADEFTCTRCFLVHHRSQLASHDDLGPVCTECAG from the coding sequence ATGGCGACCGACTACGACGCCCCCCGCAAGACCGATGAGGACATGAGCGAGGACTCGCTCGAGGAGTTGAAGGCGCGTCGCGCCGAGAAGGGGTCGGGGACCGTCGACGAGGACGAGACGGAGGCCGCCGAGGGGTTCGAACTCCCCGGCGCCGATCTCTCGGGCGAGGAACTCAGCGTGCGCGTGCTCCCGCGCCAGGCGGACGAGTTCACCTGTACGCGCTGCTTCCTGGTCCACCACCGCAGCCAGCTCGCCTCCCACGACGACCTCGGTCCCGTCTGCACGGAGTGCGCGGGCTGA
- a CDS encoding potassium channel family protein, translating to MRVVIAGAGSVGRSIARELLAHKHEVTLIDRNPAAMRVASVVTAEWLLGDACEMSTLEEAHLETCDVVVAATGDDKVNLVLSLIARNEYAVPRTVARVNNPKNEWMFDATWGVDVPVSTPRIMTALVEEAVSVGDLVKLFQLQASGAGVYEVTLGPSSGLVGRRVGEIPWPRDVVLATIIRGTVPISPTADDAVEGHDQLIFVIADRLDPDQDEDSPAQQLQALLDS from the coding sequence ATGCGTGTCGTGATCGCCGGAGCGGGCAGTGTGGGGCGTTCGATCGCCCGGGAACTCCTGGCACACAAGCACGAGGTGACGTTGATCGACCGCAACCCCGCGGCGATGCGCGTGGCGAGTGTGGTCACGGCCGAGTGGCTCCTGGGTGACGCCTGCGAGATGTCCACCCTGGAGGAGGCCCACCTGGAGACCTGCGACGTGGTCGTGGCGGCGACGGGCGACGACAAGGTCAACCTCGTGCTCTCCCTGATCGCACGCAACGAGTACGCGGTGCCCCGCACGGTGGCGCGCGTGAACAACCCGAAGAACGAGTGGATGTTCGACGCGACGTGGGGGGTGGACGTGCCGGTCTCCACGCCGCGCATCATGACCGCGCTCGTCGAGGAGGCCGTCAGCGTGGGCGACCTGGTGAAGTTGTTCCAGCTCCAGGCCTCCGGCGCCGGCGTGTACGAGGTGACCCTCGGGCCCTCCTCCGGCCTGGTCGGGCGCCGGGTCGGCGAGATCCCCTGGCCCCGGGACGTGGTGCTGGCCACCATCATCCGCGGCACGGTGCCGATCTCCCCGACTGCGGACGATGCCGTGGAGGGGCACGATCAGTTGATCTTCGTCATCGCCGATCGGTTGGATCCGGACCAGGACGAGGACTCCCCGGCGCAGCAGTTGCAGGCCCTGCTGGACTCCTGA
- a CDS encoding DUF3093 domain-containing protein gives MVREVITSEAHAERQWPSAAAWLLAPGAGITMALIVWPLAPGAALAVGLIVTVTCVLLLTRSAERVVVTDGGDPGLRVGPAFLDAWSIGEVTALDAEGTRLVLGPQADARAYLAHRGWISTAVKITVVDSEDPTPYWVVSTRRPEQLAQAVRAIRPPS, from the coding sequence ATGGTGCGCGAGGTGATCACGAGCGAGGCACATGCCGAACGGCAGTGGCCGTCGGCGGCTGCGTGGCTCCTGGCCCCCGGCGCGGGCATCACGATGGCGCTGATCGTCTGGCCCCTGGCACCCGGAGCGGCACTGGCCGTGGGGCTCATCGTCACCGTGACGTGCGTGCTGCTGTTGACGCGCAGCGCCGAACGCGTGGTGGTCACCGACGGTGGGGACCCGGGCCTGCGGGTCGGTCCGGCGTTCCTGGACGCCTGGTCCATCGGGGAGGTCACGGCCCTGGACGCGGAGGGCACGCGCCTGGTGCTGGGGCCTCAGGCCGATGCCCGCGCCTACCTGGCGCACCGGGGCTGGATCTCGACTGCCGTGAAGATCACCGTGGTCGACTCGGAGGACCCCACGCCGTACTGGGTGGTCTCGACCCGGCGCCCGGAGCAACTCGCGCAGGCGGTGCGCGCCATCCGTCCGCCCAGCTGA
- a CDS encoding potassium channel family protein, giving the protein MGAGRVGTTLAETLESQGHSVAIIDSNADAFRRLSPDFSGRRVTGMGFDRDALTQAGIEEAYAFAAVSSGDNSNILAARVVRERFNVENVVARIYDAGRAELYSRLGIPTVATVRWTADQMLRRLMPARELTEFTDSSGQIALVEMELHTAWIGRPIEELESACGARVAYLTRWGVGEGVSPHTVLQENDVAHMVCPPAQANAVQRVLATPPGGNP; this is encoded by the coding sequence ATGGGAGCCGGCCGGGTCGGCACCACGCTCGCGGAGACCCTGGAGTCCCAGGGCCATTCCGTGGCGATCATCGACTCCAACGCGGATGCCTTCCGGCGCCTGAGCCCGGACTTCTCCGGCCGCCGGGTCACCGGCATGGGCTTCGACCGCGACGCCCTGACCCAGGCCGGTATCGAGGAGGCCTACGCCTTCGCCGCGGTCTCCAGCGGCGACAACTCCAACATCCTCGCCGCCCGCGTGGTGCGGGAACGGTTCAACGTCGAGAACGTGGTCGCGCGGATCTACGACGCGGGACGGGCCGAGCTGTACTCACGGTTGGGCATCCCCACCGTCGCCACCGTGCGCTGGACCGCCGACCAGATGCTGCGGCGCCTGATGCCCGCGCGGGAACTGACCGAGTTCACCGACTCCTCGGGGCAGATCGCCCTGGTGGAGATGGAGCTGCACACCGCATGGATCGGGCGCCCCATCGAGGAGTTGGAGTCGGCGTGCGGTGCGCGGGTGGCCTACCTGACACGGTGGGGTGTCGGTGAGGGCGTGAGCCCCCACACCGTGTTGCAGGAGAACGACGTGGCCCACATGGTGTGCCCGCCCGCGCAGGCCAACGCCGTGCAGCGGGTCCTGGCCACCCCACCCGGAGGGAACCCCTGA
- a CDS encoding DUF3710 domain-containing protein, whose protein sequence is MALFGRNRSRAEQAPEPSAAELEAVAQARAAREAREGTGGESGEAPQGQEDAGAVASQERSAGPWDVSEAPDRPGLVDLGALRIPGRAGMALRMELDRRTRRVVAANVTIGQSNLQLQAFSAPRTAGIWDDIRTQLAASIGKQGGSVKQGNGRFGPELLVLLPVKDAEGKPARRPARFLGVDGDRWFLRGVLTGAALVDKAAMLQMEEYFSEVVVARGDEPRPPAELLTLTMPTKSGAAGDAAAVPSAQPTDPTPPTVAEPGADA, encoded by the coding sequence ATGGCACTGTTCGGTCGGAACCGCTCGCGAGCGGAGCAGGCCCCGGAGCCGTCCGCGGCTGAGCTCGAGGCCGTGGCCCAGGCGCGTGCCGCCCGGGAGGCCCGTGAGGGTACCGGCGGAGAGTCGGGGGAGGCTCCGCAGGGGCAGGAGGACGCGGGCGCGGTGGCGTCGCAGGAGCGATCGGCGGGCCCCTGGGACGTCTCCGAGGCGCCGGACCGCCCCGGCTTGGTGGACCTCGGCGCGCTGCGGATCCCCGGGCGCGCGGGAATGGCGCTGCGCATGGAACTCGACCGCCGCACCCGGCGCGTGGTCGCCGCGAATGTGACGATCGGCCAGTCGAACCTGCAGTTGCAGGCATTCTCCGCGCCGCGCACGGCCGGGATCTGGGACGACATCCGCACGCAGCTCGCGGCCTCGATCGGCAAGCAGGGCGGGAGCGTGAAGCAGGGGAACGGACGATTCGGTCCCGAGCTGCTCGTTCTGCTCCCGGTGAAGGACGCGGAGGGCAAGCCCGCCCGTCGTCCGGCGCGCTTCCTCGGGGTGGACGGCGACCGCTGGTTCCTGCGCGGCGTGCTGACCGGTGCGGCCTTGGTGGACAAGGCCGCGATGCTGCAGATGGAGGAGTACTTCAGCGAGGTGGTGGTGGCGCGGGGCGACGAGCCGCGGCCACCGGCCGAACTGTTGACGCTCACGATGCCGACCAAGTCGGGTGCCGCCGGCGACGCGGCGGCAGTGCCGTCGGCTCAACCGACCGACCCGACGCCGCCGACGGTCGCCGAACCGGGCGCGGACGCCTAG
- a CDS encoding DUF3159 domain-containing protein — translation MTGSQARPGGLGALAGGSSPLAALGGVRGMAESIAPGFVFIVVYLTTSEVVPAVIASVAVALVAVLARLARRSPLTYALGGLLGVAVGAIWAWRSGEASNYYVWGLITNAGFLLGVLVSIAVRWPVVGIVVAALGLSRPHQADAEPPVLETTWRRDPARMRRYTLASWLWAAAFALRLAVQVPLYLGDWVGWLGTARLVMGLPMWALVLWFTWLLVRSPAGPATAAPGSPRPGPDPTDRR, via the coding sequence GTGACGGGTTCACAGGCTCGGCCCGGCGGGCTGGGCGCGTTGGCCGGCGGGTCCTCGCCCCTCGCGGCGCTCGGCGGCGTACGGGGCATGGCGGAGTCCATCGCGCCCGGATTCGTGTTCATCGTGGTCTACCTGACCACCAGTGAGGTGGTCCCCGCGGTGATCGCGTCGGTGGCCGTGGCGCTCGTGGCAGTGCTGGCCCGCCTGGCGCGCCGCAGCCCGCTGACCTACGCCCTGGGCGGGCTCCTGGGTGTGGCGGTCGGTGCGATCTGGGCATGGCGCTCGGGGGAGGCGTCGAACTACTACGTCTGGGGCCTGATCACCAACGCCGGTTTCCTCCTCGGTGTGCTGGTCTCGATCGCGGTCCGGTGGCCGGTGGTGGGCATCGTCGTGGCCGCGCTCGGGCTCTCGCGCCCGCACCAGGCCGATGCCGAACCACCGGTGCTGGAGACCACCTGGCGGCGCGATCCCGCGCGGATGCGGCGCTACACGTTGGCCTCCTGGCTGTGGGCGGCCGCCTTCGCGTTGCGCCTGGCGGTGCAGGTGCCGCTCTACCTGGGCGACTGGGTGGGATGGCTCGGCACGGCGCGCCTGGTGATGGGGCTGCCGATGTGGGCGCTGGTGCTGTGGTTCACGTGGCTGCTGGTCAGGAGTCCAGCAGGGCCTGCAACTGCTGCGCCGGGGAGTCCTCGTCCTGGTCCGGATCCAACCGATCGGCGATGA
- the dut gene encoding dUTP diphosphatase, which translates to MTNPVPEVPEAADLDVPVRRIDDDLPLPSYARAGDAGADLYAAHDVDLAPGERALIGTGIAVAVPPGFVALVHPRSGLAARHGLTVLNAPGTIDAGYRGEVRVLLVNTDREATATIRRGDRIAQLVVQSVVHARFVPVAELNETQRGDGGFGSTGGHGAAGKGE; encoded by the coding sequence GTGACCAACCCCGTGCCCGAGGTGCCCGAGGCCGCCGACCTCGACGTGCCCGTCCGACGTATCGACGACGACCTGCCACTGCCCTCCTACGCGCGTGCGGGTGACGCGGGCGCGGACCTGTACGCCGCGCACGACGTCGACCTGGCGCCGGGTGAACGGGCGCTGATCGGGACCGGCATCGCTGTGGCGGTCCCACCCGGGTTCGTGGCCCTGGTCCACCCGCGATCCGGCCTGGCCGCGCGGCACGGGCTGACCGTGCTGAACGCGCCCGGCACGATCGATGCGGGGTACCGCGGTGAGGTGCGCGTACTCCTGGTCAACACCGACCGCGAGGCCACGGCCACGATCCGCCGCGGTGACCGGATCGCGCAACTGGTGGTGCAGTCGGTGGTGCACGCACGGTTCGTGCCGGTGGCAGAGTTGAACGAGACACAGCGCGGCGACGGCGGCTTCGGATCCACGGGCGGCCATGGCGCCGCAGGGAAGGGTGAGTAA
- a CDS encoding inositol monophosphatase family protein, with protein sequence MSTSHADEPTDLSSAASGGTRLPPDVTVHELRTLAVDLATRAGALAHEMRAESVEVALTKSTLTDVVTRADLAAEALIRDELAQRRPMDGFLGEEGGLRPGTSGLTWVVDPIDGTVNYLYGREHYAVSVAAVLGDPTDVTAWTPVAGCVHGPAMGVTYTAGHGLGAHRNGAPLRMGAAPSLDQALVGTGFSYRPEVRRAQAELLVRWLPLVRDIRRAGAASLDLCDVARGGSDANVELGLHPWDVAAAALVVTEAGGEVCYLDGPLGRVSIAAAPGLMGPLRQAVAD encoded by the coding sequence GTGAGTACTTCCCATGCCGACGAGCCCACGGACCTCTCCAGCGCCGCGTCCGGGGGTACCCGGTTGCCCCCGGATGTGACCGTCCACGAGCTGCGGACGCTCGCGGTCGACCTGGCCACACGCGCCGGCGCACTCGCGCACGAGATGCGGGCCGAGAGCGTGGAGGTCGCACTGACGAAGTCGACGCTGACCGATGTGGTGACCCGCGCGGATCTGGCCGCCGAGGCACTGATCCGGGACGAACTGGCGCAACGGCGCCCCATGGACGGATTCCTGGGGGAGGAGGGTGGCCTGCGGCCCGGGACGTCCGGACTCACCTGGGTGGTCGACCCGATCGACGGCACGGTGAACTACCTCTACGGGCGCGAGCACTACGCCGTCTCGGTCGCCGCGGTGCTCGGCGACCCCACCGACGTCACGGCGTGGACCCCCGTCGCCGGCTGCGTGCACGGACCAGCCATGGGGGTCACCTACACCGCCGGCCACGGCCTGGGTGCCCACCGCAACGGGGCACCGCTGCGGATGGGGGCGGCGCCGTCGTTGGATCAGGCGCTCGTGGGCACCGGCTTCTCCTACCGGCCCGAGGTGCGGCGTGCGCAAGCCGAGCTCCTGGTGCGCTGGTTGCCCCTCGTGCGCGACATCCGCCGGGCGGGCGCCGCCTCCCTCGACCTGTGCGATGTGGCCCGGGGCGGCAGCGATGCGAACGTCGAACTGGGCCTGCACCCGTGGGACGTCGCCGCAGCCGCCCTCGTGGTCACCGAGGCCGGCGGTGAGGTGTGCTACCTCGACGGTCCGCTCGGGCGGGTGAGCATCGCGGCCGCGCCGGGGCTGATGGGTCCGTTGCGCCAGGCCGTCGCCGACTGA
- a CDS encoding OB-fold nucleic acid binding domain-containing protein has protein sequence MGAPPGATERTRGFLASHEELRAADLRRWVAGLGVRTIAAIQPRERVEVAGTVRSVTYAPSGSIEPLRAELYDGTGSVELRWTGRHEVHGICPGRRLIASGMVAAPEPTASRCVLNNPRYTLLPGEHEQTGEIRR, from the coding sequence ATGGGTGCGCCGCCGGGTGCCACCGAACGCACGAGAGGATTCCTCGCCTCTCACGAGGAGTTGCGCGCTGCGGACCTGCGCCGCTGGGTGGCGGGTCTGGGCGTGAGGACCATTGCGGCGATCCAGCCCCGTGAGCGCGTGGAGGTGGCCGGCACGGTGCGCAGCGTCACCTACGCCCCGAGCGGTTCGATCGAGCCACTGCGGGCGGAGTTGTACGACGGGACCGGCAGCGTGGAGTTGCGCTGGACCGGCCGGCACGAGGTGCACGGCATCTGCCCGGGGCGCCGCCTGATTGCCTCCGGGATGGTGGCCGCTCCGGAGCCCACCGCCTCGCGCTGCGTGCTGAACAACCCGCGCTACACCCTGCTGCCCGGGGAGCACGAGCAGACCGGGGAGATCAGACGGTGA